A genomic stretch from Methylorubrum extorquens includes:
- the galU gene encoding glucose-1-phosphate uridylyltransferase (Evidence 2b : Function from indirect experimental evidences (e.g. phenotypes); Product type e : enzyme): MGSRQMKRIRKAVLPVAGLGTRFLPATKAVPKEMLTVVDRPVVQHVVDEAREAGIEHFIFVTGRGKAVIEDHFDIAFELDHMLQERGKQAAYEELKKDLPKAGQTSFTRQQAPLGLGHAVWCAREIVGDEPFAVLLPDMLSRGCMGQMLKAYEQHGGNVIAVEEVKPEETHQYGIVAVGETFGQTFEITGMVEKPKQGTAPSNYIISGRYILQPEIFSILERGETGAGGEIQLTDAMIRLAEEQKFFGLRFDGRTYDTGSKIGFLTANLAYGLERPELADALKAEIRALLGEA; the protein is encoded by the coding sequence ATGGGGTCCCGCCAGATGAAACGAATTCGCAAGGCCGTCCTTCCCGTCGCGGGTCTCGGCACGCGCTTCCTGCCGGCCACCAAGGCCGTTCCGAAGGAGATGCTCACCGTCGTCGACCGCCCGGTCGTCCAGCACGTCGTCGATGAAGCCCGCGAGGCCGGCATCGAACACTTCATCTTCGTAACCGGCCGCGGCAAGGCGGTGATCGAGGATCATTTCGATATCGCGTTCGAATTGGACCACATGCTGCAGGAGCGCGGCAAGCAGGCGGCCTACGAGGAGTTGAAGAAGGACCTGCCCAAGGCCGGCCAGACCAGCTTCACCCGGCAGCAGGCGCCGCTGGGCCTCGGCCACGCCGTCTGGTGCGCCCGTGAGATCGTCGGCGACGAACCCTTCGCCGTGCTGCTGCCCGACATGTTGAGCCGGGGCTGCATGGGCCAGATGCTGAAGGCGTACGAGCAGCATGGCGGCAACGTCATCGCCGTGGAAGAGGTGAAGCCCGAGGAGACCCACCAGTACGGCATCGTCGCCGTCGGCGAGACCTTCGGCCAGACCTTCGAAATCACCGGCATGGTCGAGAAGCCCAAACAGGGCACCGCGCCCTCGAACTACATCATCTCCGGCCGCTACATCCTCCAGCCCGAGATCTTCTCGATTCTGGAGCGGGGCGAGACCGGCGCGGGCGGCGAGATCCAGCTCACCGACGCGATGATCCGGCTGGCCGAAGAGCAGAAATTCTTTGGGCTGCGCTTCGATGGGCGCACCTACGACACCGGGTCCAAGATCGGCTTCCTCACCGCCAACCTCGCCTACGGCCTGGAGCGGCCGGAACTGGCCGATGCCCTGAAAGCGGAGATCCGCGCGCTTCTCGGCGAGGCCTGA
- the galE gene encoding UDP-galactose 4-epimerase (Evidence 2b : Function from indirect experimental evidences (e.g. phenotypes); Product type e : enzyme): MAVLVTGGAGYIGSHMVLALVDAGHEEVVVLDDLSTGYDWVLTPEVRLVVGDVADQALVTETILRHQIDTVAHFAAKIVVPESVADPLGYYLANTVKTRALIETAVRTNVRHFIFSSTAAVYGEPEIVPVPETLAPNPINPYGRSKLMSEWMLADAAAAHGFTYGVLRYFNVAGADPRGRSGQSMPAATHLIKVATQAALGQRTHLEVFGTDYPTRDGSCLRDYIQVSDLAAAHLTVLDYLRGGGDSLTVNCGYGRGYSVLEVVEVVKRISGRDFEVRLSPRRPGDPAQIIAGADRIRNELGWTPKYDDLDVIVAQALAWEDTLAKRNRR, from the coding sequence ATGGCGGTTCTGGTCACGGGCGGCGCCGGTTATATCGGCAGCCACATGGTGCTCGCACTGGTCGATGCCGGGCATGAGGAGGTCGTGGTCCTCGACGACCTCTCGACCGGTTACGACTGGGTCCTGACTCCGGAAGTGCGTCTCGTCGTCGGCGACGTAGCCGACCAAGCCCTCGTCACCGAGACCATTCTGCGCCACCAGATCGACACGGTCGCGCATTTCGCGGCCAAGATCGTCGTGCCGGAATCGGTCGCCGACCCGCTCGGCTACTATCTCGCCAACACCGTGAAGACGCGCGCGCTGATCGAGACCGCGGTGCGCACGAATGTGCGGCACTTCATCTTCTCCTCGACGGCCGCCGTCTATGGCGAGCCTGAGATCGTGCCGGTGCCCGAGACCCTGGCGCCGAACCCGATCAACCCCTACGGCCGCTCGAAGCTGATGAGCGAGTGGATGCTCGCGGATGCCGCCGCCGCGCACGGCTTCACCTACGGGGTGCTGCGCTACTTCAACGTGGCCGGGGCCGATCCGCGCGGGCGTTCCGGGCAATCGATGCCTGCGGCCACCCACCTCATCAAGGTCGCGACGCAGGCTGCGCTCGGCCAGCGCACGCATCTGGAGGTGTTCGGCACCGACTATCCCACCCGCGACGGATCCTGCCTGCGCGACTACATCCAGGTCTCGGATCTGGCCGCGGCGCATCTCACCGTGCTCGACTATCTGCGCGGCGGCGGCGACAGCCTGACCGTCAATTGCGGCTACGGCCGGGGCTACTCGGTTCTGGAGGTCGTGGAGGTGGTCAAGCGCATCTCCGGCCGCGACTTCGAGGTGCGGCTGTCGCCCCGCCGGCCCGGCGATCCGGCCCAGATCATCGCCGGCGCCGACCGCATCCGCAACGAACTCGGCTGGACGCCGAAGTACGACGACCTCGACGTCATCGTCGCCCAGGCGCTCGCTTGGGAGGACACCCTGGCGAAGCGGAACCGGCGGTGA
- a CDS encoding putative membrane bound lytic murein transglycosylase B, mltB (Evidence 3 : Putative function from multiple computational evidences; Product type e : enzyme): MRSPRAALILALALLAGPARAQDSDFSDFVASLRPDATARGISQQTFDAAFAGVQGPDSDVVARTRRQSEFSRPVWDYLVGAVSGARITRGQAQGKRLAATLAAIEAKTGVPRSVVLAFWGVESDFGASAGSLPTIRALASLAYARHRGTLFRDELLAALQILENGDIESARMVGSWAGAMGQVQFLPSVYLREAVDFDGDGRRDIWRSEADALASIAHYLQSLGWKPGLSWGYEVSLPKDFDLTRYRGPLADFAARGVRRTDGKPLPSGGEASLFLPGGLGSPVFLITDNFEVIRGYNTSDSYALAVGHLADRLAGGPALAAPWPNGAARLDGPGLKRLQVGLAAKGLYAGEQDGRAGPKLREAVRQYQIREGLPADGYAQPALLERLEGRP; encoded by the coding sequence GTGAGATCACCCCGCGCCGCCCTCATCCTCGCGCTCGCGCTGCTGGCGGGGCCGGCCCGGGCGCAGGATAGCGACTTCTCCGACTTCGTCGCGTCGCTGCGCCCCGACGCCACGGCCCGCGGCATCTCGCAGCAGACCTTCGACGCGGCGTTTGCCGGCGTGCAAGGGCCGGATTCGGACGTCGTCGCCCGCACCCGCCGCCAGAGCGAGTTCAGCCGGCCGGTCTGGGACTACCTCGTCGGCGCGGTCTCGGGCGCCCGCATCACCCGCGGGCAGGCGCAGGGCAAGCGGCTCGCGGCCACCCTCGCCGCCATCGAGGCGAAGACCGGGGTGCCGCGCTCGGTTGTGCTGGCCTTCTGGGGAGTCGAGTCGGATTTCGGTGCCAGCGCCGGCTCCCTGCCGACGATCCGGGCGCTGGCGAGCCTCGCTTACGCCCGTCACCGCGGAACCCTGTTTCGCGACGAGTTGCTGGCCGCCCTTCAGATCCTCGAGAACGGCGATATCGAGTCGGCGCGGATGGTCGGCTCCTGGGCTGGCGCCATGGGGCAGGTGCAGTTCCTGCCCTCGGTCTACCTGCGGGAGGCAGTCGATTTCGACGGCGACGGACGGCGCGACATCTGGCGCTCCGAGGCCGATGCGCTGGCCTCCATCGCGCATTACCTGCAATCGCTCGGCTGGAAGCCCGGCCTGTCCTGGGGCTACGAGGTCAGCCTGCCGAAGGATTTCGACCTGACCCGCTACCGCGGCCCGCTCGCCGACTTCGCCGCCCGCGGGGTGCGCCGCACCGACGGCAAACCCCTACCGTCGGGCGGCGAGGCCAGCCTGTTCCTGCCGGGCGGGCTCGGGAGCCCGGTCTTCCTCATCACCGACAATTTCGAGGTGATCCGCGGCTACAACACCAGCGATTCCTACGCGCTGGCGGTCGGCCACCTCGCCGACCGGCTGGCCGGCGGCCCAGCGCTCGCCGCGCCCTGGCCCAACGGCGCCGCCCGCCTCGACGGGCCGGGCCTCAAGCGTCTCCAAGTGGGGCTCGCCGCGAAAGGGCTCTATGCCGGCGAACAGGATGGACGCGCCGGCCCGAAGCTGCGCGAGGCGGTGCGGCAGTACCAGATCCGCGAGGGCCTGCCCGCCGACGGCTACGCCCAGCCCGCGCTTCTGGAGCGCCTGGAGGGACGGCCATAA
- a CDS encoding protein of unknown function; putative exported protein; SGHN hydrolase superfamily (Evidence 5 : Unknown function) produces the protein MQRRPTDRTAFPRFPAILGLLLLAALWLTAAWSALPQPAAAQWGDSYDAPAADPYAAPPPRRRARGAYADEYGYGRAPARRAAPPQEAPRQFYWPWEDQPRAQPAPPPQPAPGYARPSRPRAPAAAPAPGPATAGRSDEERAARRRRPSPAPAVAQPKAKVPKAAPTTQIAVFGDSLAGYLAKGADDAFSDNAEVAVLDRSKADSGLVRKDLVDWAKTAEDFLKATPKISYALMMIGLNDRQAIREGDQSVEALSDKWREIYAARVDEVAKVFAEHKVPLIWVGLPPVRSESLSRDFAAINDLVRERVQRAGQSYAEVWQGFVDDRNRFTASGPDVDGQEARLRTSDGIHFTAAGSRKVAHFADVELKRLMGEKGGLPSEQPAAAIAATPGEGGAGLGVDDTAAIDRKITAMLPSLPEPPGIPSLPVKPAAGPVVPLGRTETSPGGTLLTARPQEGDATGTRERSLQRGAAPLPQPGRADDFRWPPG, from the coding sequence ATGCAACGCCGCCCGACCGATCGCACCGCATTCCCGCGCTTTCCTGCGATCCTCGGCCTCCTCCTCCTCGCGGCCCTCTGGCTCACGGCAGCGTGGTCCGCTCTGCCGCAGCCGGCCGCGGCGCAGTGGGGCGACAGCTACGACGCACCCGCGGCCGATCCCTATGCCGCGCCACCACCGCGCCGCCGGGCCCGCGGCGCCTATGCCGACGAGTACGGCTACGGCCGGGCCCCCGCCCGCCGGGCCGCGCCGCCGCAGGAGGCGCCGCGCCAGTTCTACTGGCCGTGGGAGGACCAGCCGCGCGCCCAGCCGGCCCCGCCGCCCCAGCCCGCGCCCGGCTATGCCCGGCCGTCGCGCCCGCGTGCGCCTGCCGCTGCCCCCGCCCCCGGCCCCGCCACCGCGGGCCGCTCGGACGAGGAGCGTGCCGCCCGCCGCCGCCGGCCGAGCCCCGCCCCCGCGGTGGCGCAGCCCAAGGCCAAGGTGCCGAAGGCAGCGCCGACGACGCAGATTGCCGTGTTCGGCGACTCGCTCGCCGGCTACCTCGCCAAAGGTGCCGATGACGCCTTCTCCGACAATGCCGAGGTCGCCGTGCTCGACCGCTCGAAGGCCGATAGCGGCCTCGTGCGCAAGGATCTCGTCGATTGGGCCAAGACCGCCGAGGATTTTCTCAAGGCCACGCCCAAAATCTCCTACGCCCTGATGATGATCGGCTTGAACGACCGGCAGGCCATCCGCGAGGGCGACCAGAGCGTCGAGGCCCTGTCCGACAAGTGGCGCGAGATCTACGCGGCACGGGTCGATGAGGTCGCGAAGGTGTTTGCCGAGCACAAGGTGCCGCTGATCTGGGTCGGCCTGCCGCCGGTCCGCAGCGAAAGCCTGAGCCGCGACTTCGCTGCCATCAACGATCTCGTGCGCGAGCGGGTGCAGCGGGCCGGCCAATCCTATGCCGAGGTCTGGCAGGGCTTCGTGGACGACCGCAACCGCTTCACCGCGTCGGGGCCCGATGTGGACGGCCAGGAGGCGCGACTGCGCACCTCGGACGGGATCCACTTCACCGCTGCCGGCTCGCGCAAGGTCGCCCACTTCGCCGACGTGGAGCTGAAGCGCCTTATGGGGGAGAAGGGCGGCCTGCCCTCCGAGCAGCCCGCTGCCGCTATCGCCGCCACGCCCGGCGAGGGCGGTGCCGGGTTGGGCGTCGATGACACGGCGGCGATCGATCGCAAGATCACGGCGATGCTGCCGAGCCTGCCCGAGCCGCCGGGCATCCCGAGCCTGCCGGTCAAGCCCGCGGCGGGGCCGGTGGTGCCGCTCGGCCGCACCGAGACCTCGCCGGGCGGGACGCTCCTCACCGCACGTCCACAGGAGGGGGATGCCACAGGCACCCGCGAGCGCAGCCTGCAGCGCGGCGCCGCCCCCCTGCCCCAGCCGGGCCGAGCGGACGATTTCCGCTGGCCGCCGGGATAG
- a CDS encoding putative response regulator; Input and output domains: CheY and HTH LuxR family (Evidence 3 : Putative function from multiple computational evidences; Product type r : regulator) yields MMTNILLVDDHPVVREGYRRLFERQPGFTVVAEAATAAEAYRLYKAQRPNLVILDLSLPGPSGIEAIRHIRQWDGAARILVFSMRTGAAIARQAFAAGASGYVSKASAPRELLEAAAGVLRGERAMSTDIALAIAQDEVAGGRSSLDELSPREVEILGMTAAGATAQTIAEALCLSLKTVQNNLSLIRAKLGARTDAHLVWIAVGAGLVAAPHGPPAAET; encoded by the coding sequence ATGATGACGAACATCCTCCTCGTCGATGACCATCCCGTCGTGCGTGAGGGCTATCGCCGCCTGTTCGAACGGCAGCCGGGTTTCACGGTCGTGGCGGAGGCCGCGACCGCGGCGGAGGCCTACCGCCTCTACAAGGCGCAGAGGCCGAACCTCGTGATCCTCGACCTGTCGCTGCCGGGGCCGAGCGGCATCGAGGCGATCCGGCATATCCGGCAATGGGACGGCGCGGCCCGCATCCTCGTCTTCAGCATGCGCACAGGCGCCGCCATCGCGCGCCAAGCCTTCGCGGCGGGCGCCAGCGGCTATGTCAGCAAGGCGAGCGCCCCCCGCGAGCTGCTTGAGGCGGCCGCGGGCGTCCTGCGCGGCGAGCGGGCCATGAGCACCGACATCGCCCTGGCGATCGCGCAGGACGAGGTGGCCGGCGGGCGCAGCAGCCTCGACGAACTCAGCCCGCGCGAGGTCGAGATCCTCGGCATGACGGCAGCGGGTGCCACGGCGCAGACCATCGCCGAGGCGCTGTGCCTCAGCCTCAAGACGGTCCAGAACAATCTCTCGCTGATCCGGGCCAAGCTCGGCGCCCGCACGGACGCCCATCTGGTCTGGATCGCCGTCGGCGCCGGGCTCGTGGCAGCCCCGCACGGCCCACCCGCCGCGGAGACCTGA
- a CDS encoding protein of unknown function (Evidence 5 : Unknown function) yields the protein MPCRRRGARSRDRGRRADGPRRSARRCARHRGGRRRHARESLRGALARLELPDFAGIGLGDGIRGLVSDWRARLRTGPNLHLDMEGDWSGLSGEASASLYRITQELLTNALRHGRPSRVFLRLQRAGTGGGTVTLTVDDDGGGDAARAASASGRGLPGIRARLAALGGQLSLSPGTAAASAPASPFRFTGEADDDEHPPRR from the coding sequence ATGCCTTGCCGCCGCCGGGGCGCTCGCAGCCGCGATCGAGGCCGGCGCGCCGACGGACCGCGCAGATCTGCGCGCCGATGCGCGCGGCATCGAGGCGGTCGTCGCCGCCATGCGCGAGAGAGCCTGCGCGGCGCCCTGGCCCGGCTCGAACTCCCTGACTTTGCCGGGATCGGCTTGGGCGACGGCATCCGCGGCCTCGTCTCGGACTGGCGGGCGCGGCTACGGACCGGGCCGAACCTGCACCTCGATATGGAGGGCGACTGGTCGGGCCTGTCCGGCGAGGCGTCCGCGAGCCTCTATCGGATCACGCAGGAATTGCTGACCAACGCCTTGCGGCACGGACGACCGAGCCGGGTCTTCCTGCGGCTGCAGCGCGCCGGCACCGGCGGCGGGACCGTCACGCTGACCGTGGACGACGACGGCGGGGGTGATGCTGCCCGCGCGGCTAGCGCGTCCGGCCGCGGACTTCCCGGAATCCGCGCCCGGCTCGCCGCCCTCGGCGGCCAACTCTCTCTCTCACCGGGAACGGCAGCGGCATCTGCGCCCGCGTCACCGTTCCGGTTCACGGGTGAGGCGGATGATGACGAACATCCTCCTCGTCGATGA